gtgaatgatctttcggccggaaacctctctctccatatatcagtaagatcaaacttttccataaaaagtattaaacccaaattctgattggttggcctgcctgggggccatctatcagttgaattatctattgtaatgttaaagtcccctcctatcaataataacgaattgggaaatttagataaccaatgaagtatatgtttctctatagattcaagcaactcatcattctcatgtttggtgttgtacccgtagaagtttacagtaatgagtgtaatgtcattgtaactgatcataatacaaataaagtgaccaaaggggtcacattccgagtgtagaatattaccaccaaagGTATTTTTCATTGTAGTGACACCAGCAGAGCGTTCAGATCCATGGGAAAGCCAAATATCGTTGCCCCACTGTGACCTCCAGAAATTGGCATCAGACAAAATTGAGTGAGACTCTTGAAAAAAGCAAAAATCTGTTCGAAATTGTTTAGCAAATAAAAATAAGGCCTTGCGCTTCACACTGTTTCGTAACCCCCTAGCATTAAGAGATAatatagacaaagacaaaacaaagattatataaaagtataaactgtagtaggatgagtcaaAGACGTAGGAGCAGTGAACGTAAACGATAAGGAACCGAGATCTGCACCATTTAAGTCAATTTAAAGTGAAAATAGCTTATTCCATAACCTTTGAAATTCAACTCAACTGGAAATTATGTTCAAGACCAAACCAAGGGTTCTTGTAGTAAGAGAGACTAAAAACCCTCTTTAGTGTAATCAGGAACTATTCtgagaaataaaacaacaaataataatttaaataaaaaGGGTACTACTATTTTAAGTACATATGAAAACTGATCataaaataattgaataacaaaatgttttacatataaaCGTTCCTAAGACCTTTTTTGGAAATAAGTATTAATAACCAAATAGAACAATAACCGTGTAATCGCGTCCATAGATACCGAACAAAAAGACttgactgggtcacgtctctgGCAACCAAACCGATAGAACGACCAGtcagcttgggtagcaacccaagatttgtgtcgggactatatcttgtggtaGTAAGAATGTTTTATAAAAATATttaaatcattatttgaatatgttggtaacccattaTATAAAAGTGATGTGATAACGCCCTCGAAGCCGATGTTTGGAGGAAATATTTGCACTGTGTGCCGGCCCTCGAGGAAGCGCCAATATATCCTCCTAACACCGGCTTCTCTGACAATGTCATTTAAATAATTCACACTAAGGTCATCAACAACTTGCTGGCATCCTGTTCCTTGAGGGAGTGCTGTTCTTGCATTATGCATATTGACACATGATAGCTTaatacaaaacacttcaaaaaggTATAAAGCTTGATACATTTTTTCATATAAAATAATTACTGATATTTAATGTCTGAAATGTTCGTGTTTgccaaataaataaacatacatttaGAGCATGTATAAACTTATTGCAATTAGGCAATAGCAGTGCTATCTCAGTATTTTGCAAGTGTATAAAAAAAGTGTATAAaaaaatgtacactgaacaaaaattaacacgtaacaatttcaaagaatttcctgagttatagttcatattagtaaatcagtcaattcaaataaattcattcggccctaatctatggatgtcacatgactgggaatacagatattcatctattggtcacagatcttttttttaatgtaaaggtaggggtgtggatcggaaaaccagtcagtatctggtgtgaccaccatttgcctcatgcagcgcgacacatctcctttacatagagccatacacactgtctgccatatGCCCagtctgttgattgtggcctgtggaatgttgtcccactcctctttaatggctgtgtgaagttgctggatattgtctgGAACTGGAACACAtcattgatccagagcatcccaaacatgctcaatttgtGACATGTGtggtgaatatgcaggccatggaagaattgggacattttcagcttccagggattgtgtacagatccttgcgtcaTGGGGCagtacattatcatgctgaaacatgaggtgatagcggcggatgaatggcatgacaatgggcctcgggatctcctcacggtatctctgtgcattcaaattgccatcgataaaatgcaattgtgttcattgtccgtagcttatgcctgcccacaccATAAACCCCATCGCCACCATGgggtactctgttcacaacattgacatcaaatCTGAAATGTAAAAATGTTTAAATCATCAAACCACTCACCCACAAGACTGCCATATGCCCAGTACAGTTGATactgggattcatccatgaagaacacacttctccagcatgccagtggccatcgaaggtgagtatttgcccactgaagtaggTTACGAATGCAAACTTCAGTCCGGTCAAGACCCTGGTTAGGACTACGAGCATGCAGGTGAgattccctgagacggtttctgatagTTTGTGAGGAAAtccttcggttgtgcaaacccacagtttcatcagctgtccgggtggccaTTCTCAGTTCTTTAAAGTGACTTTGGAAGTGGCTTTTGGTAGAGAAATGGCAAAAGCTCTAGTggagcatgccaattgcacgctccctcaaaacatctgtggcgttgtgtgacaaatcagcacattttagagtggcccttTATTAATCTCAGCACAAGGTCCACCTGTGTAATGCTCATTCTGTTTACtcatcttgatatgccacacttgtcaggtggattgattatcttggcaaatgagaaatggtcactaacagggatgtaatttgtgcacaaaatgtgaaatatcaaaagagaaataagctttttgtgggtatggaacatttctgtgatattttatttcagctcatgaaacatgagcccaacactttacatgttgcatttatatttttgttcagtatagatgcaAGCATCAATAGCAAAATACTTGGTCAACATGTGCATTATGTCACCTTGATGTAAAGTGATACAGTATATCCTAAGACTGTCCTATTGCAATGAATAGGCTACTGCACATGTACGtgtgaaaataaaaatgtaaagatCTAAAGATACAATATGTACATTTAACAGCCTGACCCTTCCACGTCGTGACTGATGGATGgaaaaatacagtggggcaaaaaagtatttagtcagccaccaatttgttcaagttctcccacttaaaaatatgagagaggcctgtaatttgcatcataggtacacttcaactatgacagacaaaatgagaaaaaaaatccagaaaatcacattgtaggatttttaaagaattgatttgccaattatggtggaaaataagtatttggtcacctacaaacaagcaagatttctggctctcacagacctgtaacaacttctttaagaggctcctcggTCCTCCACAAGTTACCTGTAttaaatggcacctgtttgaacttgttatcagtattaaagacacctgtccacaacctcaaacagtcgcactccaaactccactatggccaagaccaaagagctgtcaaaggacaccagaaacaaaattgtagacctacaccaggctgggaagactgaatctgcaataggtaagcagcttgatttgaagaaatcaactgtgggagcaattattaggaaatggaagacatacaagaacactgataatctccctcgatctggtgctccacgcaagatctcaccccgtggggtcaaaatgatcacaagaacggtgagcaaaaatcctagAACCACACggtgggacctagtgaatgacctgcagagagctgggaccaaagtaacaaagcctaccatcagtaacacactacaccgccagggactcaaatcctgcagtgccagacgtgtccccctgcttaagccagtacatgtccaggcccgtctgaagtttgctagagagcatttggatgactcagaagaagattgggagaatgtcatatggccagatgaaaccaaaatataactttttggtaaaaactcaacttgtcgtgtttggaggacaaagaatgctgagttgcatccaaagaacaccatacctactgtgaagcatgggggtggaaacatcatactttgtggctgtttttctgcaaagggaccaggacgactgatccgtgtaaaggaaagaatgaatggggccatgtatcgtgagattttgagtgaaaacagccttccatcagcaagggcattgaagatgaaacgtggctgggtctttcagcatgaaaatgatcccaaacacaccgcccgggcaacgaaggagtggcttcgtaagaagcatttcaaggtcctggagtggcctagccagtctccagatctcaaccccatagaaaatctttggagggagttgaaagtccgtgttgcccagtaacagccccaaaacatcactgctctagaggagatatgcatggaggaatgggccaaaataccagcaacagtgtgtgaaaaccttgtgaagacttacagaaaacgtttgacctctgtcatttccaaaaaagggtatataacaaagtattgagataaacttttgttattgaacaaatacttattttccaccataatttgcaaataaattcaataaaaatcctacaatgtgattttctggattttatttctcattttgtctgtcatagttgaagtgtacctatgatgacaattacaggcctctctcatctttttaagtgggagaatttgcacaattggtggctgactaaatacttttttgccccactgtaaccaATTTCACAAAAAATGGTCCCAGTATTTATTTTAAAATCTTTAAACAACAACATGACGTTAGAGCGAAAGAACATATAGTGATGACTATCACTGCACTGCTCAATAAATGAACCCCTGTGACATCTCGGCACCGGGCCCCTCCCTCCCCGAACCGTTAACGGGGATGGAACTGCGCGACCTAATCTCTGACCTGAAAAAACGAGTTATTTCCGTGGCTGTCGACACGGTAATCTGTCCAGTCCTCAACGAGGTTTTGGCAGGAGAGTCCGAGAAGAGCTACCTTCAGCACCTACAGTATCTCACTGGTAAGTCAAAGAGAAATCCGATCCGCCAGGGTAGACTAAACTGCCTCCCGGGTAGGTCTATCTCATTCATGGAAGTCGGTCCATTAGTGCTTCTCGGTCTGAATTGAAGGATTGCCGCCACGTCCTAGAATATAGCTGGTGGGTTTTCATATGAAAAAGGTAGTTTCAACATAATATTTTTTTGCCTAATGATAGACTATTTTGCGTGTGGATGATATTCAGATCAAAAAGGCTCATAGACCTACAACTCAAGTTAAATAATGTATATGTAAAAAGATTTTTGAGATTGTAATACAATCAGAAAATTGTCAAATAAGATGTTTTTAAACAGGCTAATTCGAGTGATTGCGCAGGTGATGCTGCAGCCAACTTGGTCCATCGAGCGGCTTTGAGTGCACAGAAAAAAAACACTGGATGTGCGACGTCCCAGCGAATGTCGGTCTTTAAATACAAAAGAACACTCAGTCCTCTCGCATTTTCCCACGGCGTTTTCTACCAGTGTTGTCCTTGCATTGGCCGGACTGCCTGCATCCCTAAAGGCAAAACTACCTGTGGCTTGAGTTGTTATAAACTTTCAGGTAAGGCAGTCCAACTTTAAAAGACACCGTCTGAGAACTGTCTTTAAAGTTTAAATTGACCATGAATTTAAAGTAGCCTAATTTGATGATCAATAGATTTACAACATCCGTTTAGAGATTTTTTTGTCTTATAGCAAGGATTGATACTAAGGATTTTATACTCTGTATTTATTTAATTCTGGGGAAAAAATAGTCATATTTTATTCAGGAATTGTGTGTACCATAACAGATGTCTGAAGCTGCATATCTATTTTATGACATGGTATAATTCTATGTTTACGCTGAAACACTGTACTGTTCCATGGATGTACTGAACCTGCACTGATCTGGAAGTACTGATGTTGCTGCTTGTGCTGTATAATGCCCACATAATGACAACATATTGATGTGGGTAGACAGAGGACTTTACAGTGTGATATCAGGGAGACAAAGGAACAAAAGCATGACAGGTGGCtgtgggagagagactgagagggaccAGACAGGGACAGAGCTTAATCTTTTATCATAGTTGGTAGTAGCTAGAATTCTAGACATGAGAGGAGTGGAATAGTTATTCAACATTTTGGCTTTAGCATATACTTAAAAATAAATAATCTTATGCTTGTCATGTGGCTACTGTATTACCTGACTGAGTGACAGATTTGACAGATAATTTGTCCGACAGTCTTAACAGGTTCAGAGAAGTTTTCATTTGTCTACTATGGTTTTGTCTATTTGGATATCAATGGAACCGACTTCCGAAGAAGATAGTTGGGAAGGAAATGTGAGAGGTAGTGATGTCAAATTTGCTTCCTACTTTCAAGAGGGTTCCCTTTGTTTGTCTAGTTTCACATAGGAAAATCATCTTGCTTGTTTGTTACCATGTTCAGGATATTGTTTTTCTTTGGTCTAACAGCTACACTTTATTTCCCAAGGGTTGTTTTACATGTAGAAATGGATTGTTAATTCTGTCAAGCGCTCTGGACATGTTCCATAAATGATTGAATCCTGTCCTTGGCTTGGTTTGCCTCTTACACTGTGACTATTCCTGGCAAGGTCAGGGTCTACGGATCAGAAGTTTGTAATCTCTTATATAACGGAAACGAGGCAAAGCTACAGGGTAACTTGACTGCATAAACTAGGCCTACCATAGCAGTAATCTTTCCCAAACAGTTTTGGTTGATCAGCCACGTTACCTCATTCTgaacagcaaaaaaataaatacgtCAGCTAACCTCTGTAGATATTGCATCTACGGCTGGTTTGGATGTTCACTCTGAGTTCATCTCAGAGTAATAGAGAATAATGGATGCTCAATGATTTTACCATTGTCTATGTCAATCATCTCTCAATCAGATAACTAATGATTTAGCAGCCTTGTTAGACAGACAGCGGTGTCAGACTGTCTGGCATTATGGTGTGCTGTACACGGGCCAATGGAATACAGACGTTTAACCTGTGTGGCTGCAGACAATGTGTTGATTTCTCATGACTCTGAGAAATGTCATAATCCAACAGGACATTGTGAGAGTGTATGGGTGTGGATACAGAAATTATTATTTTGGGGTTTCGCAATAGCACTGCAGAACATATGTGAGTAGGAATCTAGGCAACATTATTATACTGGATTCTGAAAACTGGTGTTTAATGACATTCCTCTGTTTTTTCCCATTGTTACAGAAATCCCTTTTAAAGAAGCAGACATGGGTCGTAAAGAAGCCGAATTTGACTGGAAGAAGACCACTGACAACATTCAGGAGGTGTTTGACTTCATGGAGGTTCTTGGATCGTAAGTACAGCCCACACCCACCTACCTACCAAAGGACCATTTTCCCTACCTCCTTAGAACATGCATGTGACCTcattgagggaaagagagagtgaccCTCATGACTATCCACTGGCTTAGGTGCATATCATGCAGTAGGTGTGATTGGATTACCACGAGACCTGCTTTACAGGTGTCTTATAGACAAGTCACTGTGGCAGCGCTGAGGGTATCTGTCCTAGACCTTCTGATGACATCTAGTACATCAGATGGCTCATCAGATCATTTACAAAATGGCCAATAGAAGTCATCTATGGAGCCATCTTTTGCTTGATATTCATTCAGTTTCAAATTCAAAACTGGATTTTGATTGTCTTTGGTACAATCTTTACAAAATTCCACAAGAACTCTTCAAAGATTTTTTCCCCAGACGTTTTTGATGGCCTTGTAGAAAATGTGAGTTATTGTAACCAGTTGTGTAAAGTACTTTacataaaaaatactttaaagtactacttaagtagttttttggggatatctgtactttattttactatttatatttttgactatttttacttttacttcaatttgttttttactccatacattttccctgacacccaaaagttacatttcgaatgcttagcaAGACAGGAAGATGGTACAATTCACAAACTTAtcaagataacatccctggttatccctactgcctctgatctggcagactcactaaacacaaatgttttgattgtgaattatgtctgagtgttggagtgtgccctggctattcgtaaatttaaaaaacaagaaaatagtgccgtctggtttgcttaatacaaGGAATGTGAAATaattttatacttttacttttgatacttacagtaagtatattttagcaattacatttacttttgatacttcattattatttaaaagcaaatacttttagacttactcaagtagtattttactgggtgacttttacttgtaGTTCTCTATTAAATTAtcttaacttttactcaagtatgacagttgggtacttttcccaccactgactGTATAACTAAGTAATTTGAGTAAATGTAACTAACAGTTTCAAACGATTTAGATAGTTTGTGTTGGATAAATATTTTATATGCGCATTGATTTTGCACCAGTCAAAATTGCCTCATTTTAGTGCGTCAACCACCATGACTTAATCCATGGGGTCAATCAAATGTTCTTGACTGAGCTGTCCGGTCTTACTGAAACGGTCATGTTGAGAGGCTTAGGAAGCGGTGGTGGTGGATAATGAATCTGGGGCTGGGCCAGAGGTAAATAAAGGTGTGTAGGCTACTGCTGCCTAGAGGTCTGACATCACTGTACTGTGGGAACACAGACTTGGCTGGACCGAGGATTGGATATGCAGATAAGAGAGGAAGCCATGTAGACAAACAACATTTGTGTGAACATATGTTTTGGAGATCATCGCCTCTTAACTAAGAATGGATGTTCTTTTGGAATTTTCCTGAATGGAATCTTGATGTTAAaggaaaaaaaaatgtatggcaGAATGAAGGCACGTTGACTTATTGTTGCATGATAAGTGATGTAGGTGTAACTTGTTCTCAGCAGAGACCTACTTCAAAAAGTGACAGATCACATCTGGGGAAAATATCACAAAACAGAAATGTATAAAATAAGTAAAATATGGGGAAAGCATAATACAAGAATAAAAGTAGCATTATTTTCTCAGAATGATACAACTCTCTTCTCTTAGGGCAGGGTGATAGCTTTGCCTAGTCAGGAGGGGTTAGCTTTGTTCTGCTGGTGTCAGGCTAAGGGTGATCAGGTGAAGGGCAGACTGACACTGATAATCTTTCTCTCAGATTGGAATAAGGATCAATGAGCAGAAAGAACAGGTAAACGGATGGAGAAAGCTTGGACAGGTGCTCTATAGATCCGATTACTGTACAGTGAAACACCTGTATGTAAACCAAGGCCCCGTGTTATCTCTTGTTTCCTCTCTATAGGCCTAATTTATATAATTAGCATGCACACAGAGTGGTTTCTAGACTACGGTGTTTGACGATCAACATATCACCATAACAAATGAGCGCAGAGCAGTCCCTACTGTATTTCCTTCCTATGTTCCATCACAAGGATCTATCTCGGGGAATTAGGGAGATCCATTGGATGAGGCTTTATAAAGCTGAaacccacagaacacaacaaaAACACAATCTAGTTCCCTGGCAATCTGACATACAGCACAGAGGCTTGCAGTCTGTCGTTACACACCCGTCTCTCATGTAGATATCATCGCTATCCTGATCGGTCCCTTTATCGTGGCTTATTTCAACagctgatgatgtattctgtctGTCTTTTGTGTTTTCAAACTGTACATGAGGAGACAACAAGCTGACAACGAGTCTGACAACAAGCTTACTAATAGCTGTCTTGCATCCCAATTCCTTTCCACGGATGCTGTTTGATTGATAATATCCCTTGTGGGTCATAAGGAGAATCATGGGGTTCTCTGGGAGAAGAAGCTGCGTAGTTTGGGAGAACATAAAGACGTCAGCGTGTCTGACTTACGTCCTGGGGCCTACCTCTGTGCTCCATTTGAATTTAATGAGACAATGTGAGATGGTGTGAGACACAGCTGTCATAATAACTCTGCCTGTGTCCATGCTGTAAAGACACGTTGGGACTTGGTACTGTCTGCTGCAGTTGAAGCAATCTCTGCTAATTATCTTTAGAATTAAGTTGGTTCAATCATTTGACCTTGCAGAAAGGGGGCTGCACTTTTGCGGTACAGTGTCTtctgtcagcctctctctccAGGTTGTGTGTGATCCAATATATGATCTGGCCGCTGCTTGGGGTAGAGGTCTGTTTGTGATGGCTGCATATGCTCCCATTTGTCCACACCTCAAGCCTGCCTGCCACAGTGTCTGTTGCATAAGGGATAATCAGGCTCATCCCAGACAATGCTGAAGATAGCTCGGAAACTGTACAGAACACTAAATTGAGTGAGCCCTTAAGCCACTCAATCCCGTCTTAGGCCTTAATAGGACCTTTTTCCACAGTATTCTGTTTTGATATCCTGCACCTCTCTCTGCTCTAAAATCAAAGGGTGCATGTAGGCCACCTGATACCCGAAGAACAATAGAAACCATCAACGGTGTATTGCAAACATTTATAACCTACTGCAGGTCCACGATAACTGTAGCCTACATCACAGCAAAATGTAGCAATTTTGATGAAATTACagaaaaggagaagattaatgtCAGAAAATACATCTCAGTATCTCATTTCACATCCAGCATCACGTCCATGAGGGCCTGAATAACGGTGCCCTTCATATTTTCTTATGGAAAATGTCAGTCCTCCTAATAGGGTAATAAActgattataattattattatattataataataatggaaccaacactttgcctatgtgtttgtgtgttcatcCAGGGGCGCGTTCTCCGAGGTGTTCATGgtgaaggagaggaagacaggcaaGCTGTTTGCCATGAAGTGTgtgaagaagaagcagaagagtATTCAGAATCTGGAGAACGAGATTGCCGTGTTGAGAAAGTAGGAGTTCAAAAAAACGTTCAATTGTCATTCAGTCCCATTTCAAATTGGATGACTCTTCCATACAGCTACTGTGTGTGGTTCATTGTATTTTCATCTCACATTCTAAACATGACCTATATCTTCTCACTCCCAGGATCAAACACGATAACGTTGTTGGGCTGGAGGATTTCTATGAAAGTCGTTCTCATTACTACCTTGTCATGCAACTGTAAGTTCGACATGTTTTTACCTTCTATTACAGTAGAATGGAGAAAATATTATGCTAGTTATTTCCTATAAAACCCTTGTGTACGCACAAACTCCACAAATAATAGTTATTGCCCATTGATTTAATGACAGCCACAATGTTCTGCCTGTCTGAGTTTGGGATCAGAGAGCAACTTAGCACTCAAGTCACACGGAGAAGCATCATGCTGAATGTTCCCAATGCTGAGCCTGAACATGAGCAGAAGCTCATGGATTGAAGAGCATATGTCATCCACAAATGTTAGGCTGAGCAATGTTTCCGACAATCACttcatggttaaggttaggttgagTCAGCTTTAAGGGCTCAAGGTTAATAGCTGTTGTTCTTCTACCGGTAGCGTTGCTGGGGGTGAGCTGTTTGACCGTATCCTGGACCGGGGGATGTACTCAGAGAAGGATGCCAGCAGGGTCATCCAACAGGTGCTCCAGGCTGTACAATACCTCCATCAGAATGGCATCGTACACCGTGACCTCAAGCCGGAGAACCTGCTGTATTACAGCCAGGATGAGAGCTCCAAGATCATGATCAGTGACTTTGGCCTGTCCAAGATGGAGGACAACGGTGTTATGTCCACAGCCTGCGGCACTCCAGGATATGTGGGTAAGGAAGGAGACGTTTGGCCTCTACGGATAATTAACTGTGTGTACGGGTGATACACTGAATCAGAAGAACCACACTCAAACACATAGGGGAGACAACAAAGACATTACGAAACCTAATAGCCTGTCAAATACCATACAACACTAGTTGAGGAAAATGAACCGAACTTGGAGAATTGTTCTTACTTACTATGTTTCCCAACCTCCAGCCCCTGAAGTCTTGGCCCAGAAACCCTACAGCAAGGCAGTGGACTGCTGGTCTATTGGAGTCATCACCTATATCCTGTGAGTATTGCTCTCATTGATGACCTCCGGATATGTCAATATTGGACCAGGTCTATCTTGGGAAAGAGATGTTATCTCATtgagaaaaacctgtataaataaaggtaaaataaatgtaaaaaacagTCTACTGTAAGATATAGTTGATTGCATGTAAAGACTATGTATCTGACCAGGCAAGAGTGCATTTTGGGTTTTCAAGCTTGTTAGTCTAATCAAGGGTTATCTTTAGCATGATGAAGGCATCGTCATACTAATTCATTAGTGGCACTGGGCCGTTCCCTCAACATATACTGTTACAGTGGTGGAGTTAAAGCTCCACCTTGTGGACATttaacacagagacaaacacacacacaatatcatttCGTAAAGACACAAACTTACACAGCATTATTATTTGGTTTCTCTAGTCTCTGTGGATATCCCCCTTTCTATGAGGACACCGAGACGCGACTGTTCTCTAAGATCATGAAGGCACAGTATGAGTTTGACTCTCCCTTCTGGGATGACATCTCTGAATCAGCCAAAGATTTTATCCGCAACATGATGCAGAAGAACCCGAAGATGCGCTTCACCACAGAGCAGGCTCTCAGGCATCCCTGGTGAGTGTCATGATCAACAACATTATTGCTTCATCTATTTTTGTCTGTAACATCTACAACAACATATTCTCTGTGGTGTCCAGTGTGAGGTGTATTCAGGCTAGCCTGGAAAcagtttcagtttcaatgacagGAATGCCAGACTGAATTAGTGAGCTGAAACAAAGGTGAAATATAGCAGGATTTAGTCTAGATTACGAGGCTAGATTCAGGCTAAAACCTGTCAGGAGATTACAATGTTCTTTTCGGTTGTCTCTCCTTCAGGATCATTGGAAATACCGCACGGAGCCAGGATATCTACCACTCTGTCAGTGTCCAGATCCAGAAGAACTTTGCCAAGACCAAGTGGAAGGTGAGCCTTCCTcccataccgctcagaaagggtTCTGGCTCTCTCCCCCATTTTAGACATAATCacagtgtgttgtttgtgtgtacgACACATCTGATCTCTTTCCTGATTTAAGGGCCAAGAAATACTGTAAACATCTACATGTTATTCAACATCTCTGATTACTCATAATCAAGTCAATATCAAGACCACTATAAAAGATTCTATGCCCAAGCTTTTCCCAAATAAAACCACATCGCCT
The sequence above is a segment of the Oncorhynchus nerka isolate Pitt River linkage group LG20, Oner_Uvic_2.0, whole genome shotgun sequence genome. Coding sequences within it:
- the LOC115102497 gene encoding calcium/calmodulin-dependent protein kinase type 1D-like isoform X2, which translates into the protein MELRDLISDLKKRVISVAVDTVICPVLNEVLAGESEKSYLQHLQYLTEIPFKEADMGRKEAEFDWKKTTDNIQEVFDFMEVLGSGAFSEVFMVKERKTGKLFAMKCVKKKQKSIQNLENEIAVLRKIKHDNVVGLEDFYESRSHYYLVMQLVAGGELFDRILDRGMYSEKDASRVIQQVLQAVQYLHQNGIVHRDLKPENLLYYSQDESSKIMISDFGLSKMEDNGVMSTACGTPGYVAPEVLAQKPYSKAVDCWSIGVITYILLCGYPPFYEDTETRLFSKIMKAQYEFDSPFWDDISESAKDFIRNMMQKNPKMRFTTEQALRHPWIIGNTARSQDIYHSVSVQIQKNFAKTKWKQAFNATVAINHMKKLQLAHSELVVKAQTLNMPTIQVIDVSSPDNSHNPPDPDRLEPKGNQITLPISSRDTKSHQPLKISQSEPAHAHTLAETGKYAYHSEPANLNTYRATANRNGQVLQTGVCSVM
- the LOC115102497 gene encoding calcium/calmodulin-dependent protein kinase type 1D-like isoform X1 — protein: MSVFKYKRTLSPLAFSHGVFYQCCPCIGRTACIPKGKTTCGLSCYKLSEIPFKEADMGRKEAEFDWKKTTDNIQEVFDFMEVLGSGAFSEVFMVKERKTGKLFAMKCVKKKQKSIQNLENEIAVLRKIKHDNVVGLEDFYESRSHYYLVMQLVAGGELFDRILDRGMYSEKDASRVIQQVLQAVQYLHQNGIVHRDLKPENLLYYSQDESSKIMISDFGLSKMEDNGVMSTACGTPGYVAPEVLAQKPYSKAVDCWSIGVITYILLCGYPPFYEDTETRLFSKIMKAQYEFDSPFWDDISESAKDFIRNMMQKNPKMRFTTEQALRHPWIIGNTARSQDIYHSVSVQIQKNFAKTKWKQAFNATVAINHMKKLQLAHSELVVKAQTLNMPTIQVIDVSSPDNSHNPPDPDRLEPKGNQITLPISSRDTKSHQPLKISQSEPAHAHTLAETGKYAYHSEPANLNTYRATANRNGQVLQTGVCSVM
- the LOC115102497 gene encoding calcium/calmodulin-dependent protein kinase type 1D-like isoform X3, producing the protein MVLSIWISMEPTSEEDSWEGNVREIPFKEADMGRKEAEFDWKKTTDNIQEVFDFMEVLGSGAFSEVFMVKERKTGKLFAMKCVKKKQKSIQNLENEIAVLRKIKHDNVVGLEDFYESRSHYYLVMQLVAGGELFDRILDRGMYSEKDASRVIQQVLQAVQYLHQNGIVHRDLKPENLLYYSQDESSKIMISDFGLSKMEDNGVMSTACGTPGYVAPEVLAQKPYSKAVDCWSIGVITYILLCGYPPFYEDTETRLFSKIMKAQYEFDSPFWDDISESAKDFIRNMMQKNPKMRFTTEQALRHPWIIGNTARSQDIYHSVSVQIQKNFAKTKWKQAFNATVAINHMKKLQLAHSELVVKAQTLNMPTIQVIDVSSPDNSHNPPDPDRLEPKGNQITLPISSRDTKSHQPLKISQSEPAHAHTLAETGKYAYHSEPANLNTYRATANRNGQVLQTGVCSVM
- the LOC115102497 gene encoding calcium/calmodulin-dependent protein kinase type 1D-like isoform X4 encodes the protein MGRKEAEFDWKKTTDNIQEVFDFMEVLGSGAFSEVFMVKERKTGKLFAMKCVKKKQKSIQNLENEIAVLRKIKHDNVVGLEDFYESRSHYYLVMQLVAGGELFDRILDRGMYSEKDASRVIQQVLQAVQYLHQNGIVHRDLKPENLLYYSQDESSKIMISDFGLSKMEDNGVMSTACGTPGYVAPEVLAQKPYSKAVDCWSIGVITYILLCGYPPFYEDTETRLFSKIMKAQYEFDSPFWDDISESAKDFIRNMMQKNPKMRFTTEQALRHPWIIGNTARSQDIYHSVSVQIQKNFAKTKWKQAFNATVAINHMKKLQLAHSELVVKAQTLNMPTIQVIDVSSPDNSHNPPDPDRLEPKGNQITLPISSRDTKSHQPLKISQSEPAHAHTLAETGKYAYHSEPANLNTYRATANRNGQVLQTGVCSVM